One window from the genome of Candidatus Chlorohelix allophototropha encodes:
- a CDS encoding aldo/keto reductase → MSKDIEIDQIESFAEDRYDRLQYRRCGRSGLLLPMISLGAWETFGGYRGEEVARECLFRAFDLGITHFDLANNYGRPPGNAEILVGKVIRQMPRDELIISSKAGYRMWAGPYGEWSSKKYLVASLDQSLKRLGLDYVDIFYSHRFDPDTPLEETMETLDLIVRQGKALYAGVSNYSGAAYEQAVKITQQKGLTSILIHQPRYNMLDRSAETDLFNYTLSNGSGVITYSPLAQGLLTDKYLKEALPTDSRAAEWWGKGKVEEVTDQIIRTKLLALNQLAQNRGQSLAQMALAWILRLPAVTSVLIGASKVTQIEENVAALQNLEFSAAELEEIDRITLS, encoded by the coding sequence GTGAGTAAAGATATAGAAATCGACCAGATTGAGAGCTTTGCGGAAGATCGTTATGATCGTCTACAGTATCGCCGCTGCGGTCGTTCAGGGCTTTTATTGCCCATGATTTCGCTAGGGGCTTGGGAAACTTTCGGGGGATATCGAGGCGAGGAAGTGGCGAGAGAGTGCCTGTTTCGCGCCTTTGATCTGGGTATCACCCATTTTGATCTTGCTAATAATTATGGTAGACCTCCCGGTAATGCTGAAATACTGGTAGGTAAAGTTATTCGCCAAATGCCTCGGGATGAGCTAATTATTTCCTCAAAGGCTGGTTACCGGATGTGGGCAGGTCCCTACGGCGAGTGGTCTTCTAAGAAATATTTGGTTGCTAGTCTCGACCAATCTCTTAAACGGCTGGGTCTGGATTATGTAGATATTTTCTACAGCCACCGTTTTGATCCTGATACTCCTCTTGAAGAAACTATGGAAACCCTAGACCTTATTGTAAGACAGGGTAAAGCGCTTTATGCCGGAGTTAGTAATTACTCAGGGGCAGCTTATGAGCAAGCGGTGAAAATAACCCAGCAAAAAGGGCTGACCTCGATTTTAATCCATCAACCCCGTTATAATATGTTAGATCGTAGTGCTGAAACCGATTTGTTTAACTATACTTTGAGTAACGGTTCGGGGGTAATAACTTATAGTCCTTTGGCGCAAGGGCTTTTGACCGATAAGTATCTAAAAGAGGCGCTCCCAACCGATTCACGGGCTGCTGAATGGTGGGGTAAAGGCAAGGTGGAGGAGGTAACCGACCAGATTATTCGTACCAAACTGCTGGCTTTGAATCAATTGGCGCAAAATCGTGGTCAAAGTTTGGCACAAATGGCGTTAGCTTGGATTCTGCGTTTACCCGCAGTAACCAGTGTTTTGATTGGAGCTTCAAAAGTAACCCAGATTGAGGAGAATGTGGCAGCGCTTCAAAACCTAGAGTTTAGTGCAGCAGAACTGGAAGAAATTGATCGGATCACCCTTAGCTAG
- a CDS encoding sialidase family protein — MIGNYKQVRLYRFIALFLLVALLTTGTGLAFADGSTAQGTRKASPNLKSSNKPTHINNGTLKTLLGMDSDSDTTDSNLSLSALCQSLIGQTNLYKKPSPNVDMINGDTIVQAGTQLGCNSAQNETTIAVNPENPKNLVAGTNDYRIFNTREGRNDGSGWAYTTFDGGATWKDVQLPHLTFQTGATGALSDMDSAGDPAIAFGPDNTVYYANIVFSRLNAGGGITISVSHNGGLTWGEPEIVQLDGVDSAGNPLPTDFFNDKEWVGVDPETGTAYVSWTRFGLVDSPIVVSKRDQRTGQWSPFVQVNPTFTPGGITSYSQGSYPQVGKHGELYIAYESAVCQSLNCDQPTDHDAIIVAKSTNGGRTFTNTEAAVDYDFPYNPDTGRSTLTGENFRINSFPSFAIDPQTGRLYITWADDRNGQYDSFGNSIKTNGDVFVATSGNGNNWNLYQLGTSADEVYPAIAAYDSKIAVTFYTRSYDRNGTGLDYAYVKANGLGNLKQNDVTRITTQTSDPGIQFVGVGAVSGKILQGIFIGDYTAVAMGSDLVIHPCWTDFRGMPGLTSPNQDAYTQAIPLK, encoded by the coding sequence ATGATAGGAAATTATAAACAAGTCAGACTATACAGGTTTATTGCTCTGTTCTTATTAGTTGCGTTGCTTACCACCGGCACAGGTTTAGCTTTCGCCGATGGAAGCACAGCGCAGGGAACACGGAAAGCCAGCCCAAACCTGAAGTCTAGTAACAAGCCTACCCACATTAACAACGGTACGCTTAAAACACTTCTCGGAATGGATAGCGACTCGGACACTACCGACTCCAACCTCAGCCTCTCGGCGCTTTGCCAGTCACTTATCGGTCAAACCAATCTTTACAAAAAGCCCTCCCCAAATGTTGACATGATCAACGGGGACACTATCGTACAAGCGGGCACGCAACTAGGTTGTAATAGCGCCCAGAACGAGACTACAATTGCGGTTAACCCTGAGAACCCCAAGAATTTGGTAGCCGGTACTAACGACTACCGGATTTTCAACACTCGCGAGGGCAGAAACGACGGTTCCGGTTGGGCTTACACCACTTTTGATGGTGGCGCAACTTGGAAGGATGTTCAATTACCGCATCTAACCTTCCAGACCGGCGCAACCGGGGCACTTTCCGATATGGACTCGGCGGGTGATCCGGCAATCGCATTTGGTCCAGATAACACAGTCTATTACGCCAATATCGTTTTTAGCCGCTTAAATGCCGGGGGCGGTATTACGATTAGTGTGTCACATAACGGGGGTCTTACTTGGGGTGAACCGGAAATCGTCCAACTTGATGGAGTCGATTCGGCAGGAAACCCCTTACCCACCGACTTTTTCAATGATAAAGAATGGGTGGGCGTTGACCCCGAAACTGGAACGGCTTACGTAAGCTGGACACGCTTTGGGCTAGTAGATTCCCCAATCGTGGTTTCCAAACGCGACCAGAGAACCGGGCAGTGGTCTCCTTTTGTACAAGTGAACCCAACCTTTACGCCCGGAGGCATAACTTCTTATAGCCAAGGTTCATATCCACAGGTAGGCAAACACGGAGAGCTTTACATTGCTTACGAAAGTGCAGTTTGCCAGAGCCTTAACTGCGACCAACCCACCGACCATGATGCAATTATTGTGGCTAAATCTACCAATGGGGGTAGAACTTTTACTAACACGGAAGCAGCCGTTGATTATGATTTCCCGTACAATCCTGATACTGGTCGCTCTACTCTCACCGGGGAAAACTTCCGAATTAACAGTTTCCCCTCGTTCGCGATTGACCCGCAAACAGGTCGCCTTTACATCACTTGGGCGGATGACCGTAACGGGCAATACGATAGCTTTGGCAATTCCATCAAAACCAATGGGGATGTTTTTGTGGCTACATCCGGCAATGGCAACAACTGGAATCTCTATCAACTCGGCACAAGCGCCGATGAAGTTTACCCGGCTATTGCCGCTTATGATAGCAAAATAGCAGTTACCTTCTACACACGCAGTTACGATCGAAACGGAACCGGGCTGGATTATGCCTATGTGAAGGCGAACGGTTTGGGTAATCTTAAGCAAAATGATGTCACCCGAATTACCACGCAAACCTCAGACCCCGGAATTCAATTTGTTGGTGTCGGCGCAGTTTCCGGTAAGATATTGCAGGGTATATTCATCGGTGACTATACGGCGGTGGCGATGGGCAGCGACTTGGTAATCCACCCCTGCTGGACTGATTTCCGGGGTATGCCGGGACTAACCAGCCCTAACCAAGATGCTTACACCCAAGCCATTCCCTTAAAATAA
- a CDS encoding thiamine-binding protein, translated as MVIADLQVLPNPLTNDPAEPYGFVDKAIAVIEQSGLKYQVGPLGTWVQGELEAVLALVPAMTKAMRLAGASKVITIIKIADSGEESENPLGYMDKWFGKE; from the coding sequence GTGGTTATTGCTGATTTACAGGTGCTACCGAATCCACTGACCAATGACCCGGCAGAACCTTATGGTTTTGTGGACAAAGCTATCGCAGTGATAGAGCAATCCGGTCTCAAATATCAGGTAGGGCCGCTGGGAACGTGGGTGCAGGGAGAGCTTGAAGCAGTGCTGGCGTTGGTTCCAGCAATGACTAAAGCTATGCGCCTCGCCGGAGCAAGCAAAGTTATTACAATAATCAAAATCGCCGACAGTGGAGAGGAAAGCGAAAACCCGCTCGGCTATATGGACAAGTGGTTCGGCAAAGAATAG
- a CDS encoding ATP-dependent helicase: MSSGMNLEEFLIEELNENQRIAVTSASEMSLRIVAGPGTGKTKTLVARFLALTLGNSLPAERVLALTFTEKATGEMVERASQLYQQNKLTLSQHWISTFHGFCLRILGGQAETEITRPHIMTELERLKLRQELSREILLLPDLSESYPHLDFADHPALFDAAFLAIERLRDSYCTPEEILAKLHPVGSSGEEGYRRDIMGFTAELYRYYREKLAEMARLDFPEMVYQAYYHLKDNPDLCQTYRERFHHILVDEFQDTSRGQLQLLKLLSPDLSRVTVVGDRKQSIYGWRNARPENFDDPQLAGAIQVPLTLNYRSYQEILDIAARVILPLADSQLFLPEELTITANNKSGPQGCVTLACPEDSVSKEEGLKAEARFIASEIKKLKETQPDKTIALLLRSVRIQSRPYEEIFRAEGIEYVTWGAGGFYDRQEVRDLIAILRLVEDPSDGQAFYRLAHSPLFKLEQALLYELALKARAVTKERNWSFEAGIEELAEVPQELRELQTFIAECRKEAAQLTPALLVEWILSGERYSQYFESRRAGERERVEANLSKLMRLANEFEKAQTEAATLKDMVEYFNLWIEFDLPEQEELLVPEDPKPGVVQVMTVHLSKGLEFDSVFVAGIKPSQYRVENRLFSYEPDLEYEFEGGFAILKYQGEDGRIEGSNLARYKEIQKKRWLAEERFVYYVAMTRAKSKLCLTTPYSEQVIKEMKGRAENFLFRELTSWVEEKENLNFSAITYLHF; this comes from the coding sequence ATGAGCAGCGGTATGAACCTAGAAGAGTTTTTGATTGAAGAATTAAACGAAAATCAGCGGATTGCAGTAACCAGCGCATCTGAAATGTCGCTTCGGATTGTAGCAGGACCCGGCACCGGGAAAACCAAAACCTTGGTGGCACGTTTTCTTGCGCTGACACTGGGAAATTCGCTTCCGGCAGAGCGGGTACTAGCGCTGACCTTTACCGAAAAAGCCACCGGGGAAATGGTAGAAAGAGCCAGCCAACTCTATCAGCAAAATAAGCTTACCCTAAGTCAGCACTGGATTAGCACCTTTCACGGCTTTTGCCTCCGGATACTGGGAGGACAAGCGGAGACAGAGATAACCCGTCCTCACATAATGACCGAGCTAGAGCGGCTGAAACTACGGCAAGAACTATCTCGTGAAATTCTATTACTGCCTGACTTGTCGGAAAGCTATCCCCATCTGGATTTTGCCGACCACCCTGCTCTTTTTGATGCCGCTTTTCTCGCTATCGAAAGGCTGCGGGATTCTTACTGTACTCCGGAGGAGATATTGGCAAAACTCCACCCTGTCGGGAGTTCAGGCGAAGAGGGTTATCGGCGGGATATTATGGGCTTTACCGCCGAACTCTACCGCTATTACCGGGAAAAGCTGGCAGAAATGGCGCGATTGGACTTCCCGGAAATGGTCTATCAGGCATATTATCACTTGAAAGATAATCCCGACCTCTGCCAAACCTACCGAGAGCGATTTCATCACATTCTGGTAGATGAGTTTCAGGATACCAGTCGGGGTCAGCTACAATTACTAAAACTCCTCTCCCCGGACTTAAGCCGAGTGACGGTGGTAGGAGACCGCAAACAATCCATCTACGGCTGGCGAAACGCTCGCCCTGAAAACTTCGATGACCCGCAGCTTGCCGGAGCAATCCAAGTTCCCCTGACGCTTAACTACCGTTCTTACCAAGAAATCCTCGATATTGCTGCCAGAGTAATCCTCCCCTTGGCGGATTCTCAGCTTTTCCTACCCGAAGAACTCACTATTACCGCTAATAACAAGAGTGGTCCGCAAGGCTGTGTCACTTTGGCTTGCCCAGAAGATAGCGTGTCAAAAGAAGAGGGGCTGAAAGCAGAGGCGCGTTTTATTGCTAGTGAGATAAAGAAACTCAAGGAAACGCAACCGGATAAAACTATCGCTCTGCTTCTCAGGAGTGTGCGAATCCAGAGCAGACCCTACGAAGAAATATTCAGGGCAGAGGGAATTGAGTATGTAACTTGGGGCGCAGGAGGGTTTTACGATCGGCAAGAGGTAAGAGACCTCATTGCCATCTTGAGACTGGTAGAAGACCCCTCTGATGGGCAGGCATTTTACCGACTGGCACATTCACCCCTTTTCAAACTAGAGCAAGCGCTACTTTATGAACTAGCGTTAAAGGCACGAGCCGTAACCAAAGAACGCAACTGGAGTTTTGAAGCAGGGATAGAGGAGTTGGCGGAAGTACCTCAAGAATTGCGAGAACTACAAACCTTTATCGCCGAGTGTCGCAAAGAAGCGGCACAACTCACTCCCGCGCTGTTGGTGGAATGGATACTTAGCGGCGAACGGTATAGCCAATACTTTGAAAGTCGGCGGGCAGGAGAGCGGGAGCGGGTGGAAGCCAACCTCTCCAAACTTATGCGACTGGCAAATGAATTTGAGAAAGCACAGACGGAGGCAGCTACCTTAAAGGACATGGTGGAGTATTTCAACCTGTGGATCGAATTTGATTTGCCTGAGCAGGAAGAATTGTTAGTACCAGAAGACCCCAAACCGGGAGTGGTGCAAGTAATGACGGTACACCTCTCCAAGGGGTTGGAATTTGACAGCGTGTTTGTGGCAGGGATAAAGCCCAGCCAGTACCGGGTGGAAAACCGCTTATTCAGTTACGAACCGGATTTAGAGTATGAATTTGAGGGGGGCTTTGCTATCTTGAAGTATCAAGGTGAGGACGGAAGAATTGAAGGCAGCAACCTTGCCCGCTACAAGGAGATCCAAAAGAAGCGCTGGTTGGCAGAGGAACGTTTTGTTTACTATGTGGCAATGACAAGGGCGAAAAGTAAGCTATGCCTAACCACCCCCTATTCTGAGCAAGTGATAAAGGAGATGAAAGGCAGGGCGGAAAATTTCTTGTTCCGCGAACTCACGAGTTGGGTGGAAGAAAAAGAAAATCTTAATTTCTCGGCGATTACATATCTCCACTTCTGA
- a CDS encoding RecB family exonuclease has translation MKPIVLTDVAGYRFSASAINQYLRCPRKFYYSSLLRLPQPYSTTASFGTIIHDTLEKLHNWAGAQPIRPIYEDANAQSQLVLEEVWQEAGKGFIYPAVQKAYRQKAQRLLKRYTQVEFQRIGADVPIRTTSESSFEQNFHLGRFPIAGRIDRVDYFGSGEVAIIDYKTGSGEKGHNALIKDFINLAQKSTWQPTDYQLPLYYFYWSAVAGTPPRYIGHYQLKHSKGPRLTLIEIRPGAPTPEERLKGNRKYLYQEEMEEILPALLQVLEEMDQANQNFPTHPSSVRECQMCPYTFACEGAGEEEGEEE, from the coding sequence ATGAAACCAATAGTTTTAACGGATGTGGCAGGCTATCGTTTTAGCGCGTCTGCCATAAACCAGTATTTGCGCTGCCCCCGCAAGTTTTACTACTCCAGCCTTCTACGACTGCCGCAGCCCTATTCCACTACCGCTTCATTCGGCACAATCATTCACGATACACTCGAAAAGCTGCACAACTGGGCAGGGGCACAGCCCATTCGCCCCATTTACGAAGATGCGAATGCCCAGAGCCAACTAGTCCTAGAGGAAGTTTGGCAAGAAGCAGGTAAGGGGTTTATCTACCCGGCAGTTCAAAAAGCCTATCGACAAAAGGCGCAACGCCTCCTCAAGCGCTATACGCAGGTCGAGTTTCAGCGTATCGGCGCAGATGTTCCCATCCGCACCACCAGCGAAAGCTCCTTTGAACAAAACTTTCATCTAGGTCGCTTCCCAATAGCAGGACGGATAGACCGGGTGGATTACTTTGGAAGTGGGGAAGTCGCCATAATAGATTACAAAACCGGCAGTGGGGAAAAAGGTCACAATGCGCTTATCAAGGACTTTATCAACCTAGCACAAAAGTCCACTTGGCAGCCTACCGATTACCAGTTGCCTCTCTACTACTTCTACTGGAGTGCGGTAGCCGGCACGCCTCCCCGCTATATCGGGCATTACCAACTCAAACATTCCAAAGGTCCTCGCCTTACCCTGATTGAAATAAGACCGGGTGCGCCTACTCCTGAAGAGCGGCTAAAGGGTAACCGCAAATATCTGTATCAGGAGGAAATGGAAGAAATACTTCCCGCTCTCCTTCAGGTACTTGAGGAAATGGATCAGGCGAACCAGAACTTCCCCACGCACCCCTCCAGTGTACGGGAGTGCCAGATGTGTCCCTACACCTTCGCTTGCGAGGGAGCGGGAGAAGAGGAAGGTGAGGAAGAATGA
- a CDS encoding 3'-5' exonuclease encodes MATNWLTTMKPSFTTDWLKLPPKELHQVLEKIKLLEQDPHPDAKVKKQLKYLDGKLHRIRSGDYRIFYTFDQKYVSLLALKKRAEDTYDEDYDVEFLGGLDVELGGDTPKTQPDWEKFFATHEPEKTKLPEAITPELLNMLRIPPECHARLIQLTTRDALYDCPGIPDEYLLKLDEYMFERPLVQVTQQPDYLLGEVEDLLRFKEGELVSFLLKLSPDQEKYVNWALEASGPTLVKGGPGTGKSTIALYRIRSLLKALKSQGVTAPRILFTTYTNALVTSSRQLLEQLLGEDAKLVEVQTADSLVWSILQKAGKQHHPVADEELKALLRRAKVRAKSHLEGNAIQKTSQELALDRMSENYLLEEICTLLVGRQLETLEEYLKAARPGRRMSLNANQRKGVWQVHLALLELLKEAQKTTFSHARSDAQKMLATSSVRETYDAVVVDEAQDLEPSVLRILVSLCKSPNRFFVTADANQSIYGSGFSWQDVHTDLRFQGRTGVLRTNYRSTREIGEAAHSYLSNGSLEAEEAQREYINTGLPPGARSVEDTEEEAQLLALFLPKAAREARMSLGACAVLCPTENSGRSVAARLRQLGVEATFMPGKELNLSRREVKVITLKSSKGLEFPVVALAGFQDTAYPNQPPNIKEDEKAEYLSVERRTMYVAMTRAMRTLLILIPAQTTSPLLSGFDPTKWNLGTNQEGVKA; translated from the coding sequence TTGGCTACAAATTGGCTCACAACCATGAAACCCAGCTTTACCACCGATTGGCTAAAACTCCCGCCTAAAGAATTGCACCAAGTGCTTGAAAAAATCAAGCTCCTCGAACAAGACCCCCATCCCGATGCCAAGGTTAAAAAACAACTTAAATATCTAGACGGCAAGTTGCATCGAATTCGGAGCGGAGATTACCGCATCTTTTACACCTTTGACCAGAAATATGTGAGCCTTCTCGCTCTCAAAAAGCGTGCCGAAGACACCTACGACGAAGATTATGATGTGGAATTTCTCGGTGGCTTGGATGTTGAGTTGGGAGGAGATACCCCCAAAACCCAGCCGGATTGGGAGAAGTTTTTCGCAACCCACGAACCGGAAAAGACCAAGTTGCCAGAAGCCATTACCCCAGAACTCCTGAATATGTTAAGGATTCCTCCCGAATGTCATGCCCGTCTGATACAACTTACCACTCGCGATGCGCTGTATGATTGCCCCGGCATTCCCGACGAATACCTCCTCAAACTCGACGAGTACATGTTCGAGCGTCCCCTCGTACAGGTAACCCAGCAGCCAGATTACCTTCTGGGCGAAGTTGAAGACTTGCTGCGCTTTAAAGAAGGGGAACTGGTTTCCTTCCTGCTCAAACTCAGCCCTGACCAAGAAAAGTATGTAAACTGGGCGCTAGAAGCCTCAGGTCCAACGCTGGTAAAAGGCGGTCCCGGCACCGGAAAAAGCACCATTGCGCTCTACCGCATCCGCTCGCTGCTAAAGGCGCTTAAATCACAGGGCGTAACTGCGCCCCGTATTCTATTTACCACTTACACCAACGCTCTTGTAACCTCCTCGCGCCAACTTCTAGAACAACTGCTTGGCGAGGATGCCAAGTTGGTAGAGGTGCAAACCGCTGATAGCCTAGTCTGGTCAATTTTGCAAAAAGCAGGCAAACAGCACCACCCTGTCGCAGACGAAGAGTTAAAAGCGCTGCTGCGGAGAGCGAAAGTGCGAGCGAAAAGCCACTTAGAGGGGAACGCTATTCAAAAAACTTCGCAGGAACTGGCGCTTGACCGCATGAGTGAGAACTACCTTTTAGAGGAAATCTGCACACTACTCGTAGGCAGGCAACTTGAAACTCTGGAAGAATACCTGAAAGCAGCCCGTCCCGGTAGAAGGATGTCGCTCAATGCCAACCAACGCAAAGGAGTTTGGCAGGTACATTTAGCCTTGTTGGAACTGCTGAAAGAGGCACAAAAGACCACTTTTTCCCACGCCCGCAGCGATGCTCAAAAAATGCTGGCTACTTCTTCTGTCCGCGAAACTTATGACGCGGTGGTGGTAGATGAGGCGCAAGACCTAGAGCCAAGTGTCCTACGCATACTGGTGTCTCTCTGTAAAAGCCCAAACCGCTTTTTCGTTACCGCCGATGCCAACCAATCCATCTACGGAAGCGGGTTCAGTTGGCAAGATGTGCATACTGATCTACGGTTTCAGGGACGCACCGGAGTGTTACGCACCAACTATCGCTCTACCCGTGAAATAGGGGAGGCGGCTCACTCCTACCTTTCCAATGGTAGCCTTGAAGCTGAAGAAGCCCAACGCGAATATATCAATACGGGACTACCTCCCGGCGCAAGATCGGTTGAAGATACCGAAGAAGAAGCCCAACTGCTGGCGCTATTTCTGCCAAAGGCAGCACGAGAAGCGCGTATGAGCCTCGGTGCGTGTGCGGTATTGTGCCCAACCGAAAATTCGGGTAGGTCTGTGGCAGCCCGTTTGCGCCAACTAGGTGTGGAAGCCACCTTTATGCCCGGCAAAGAATTGAACCTTTCCAGAAGGGAAGTAAAAGTAATCACCCTTAAATCCTCCAAAGGTCTGGAATTTCCGGTGGTAGCCTTAGCAGGCTTTCAGGATACTGCTTATCCAAACCAACCTCCCAATATAAAGGAAGATGAAAAAGCCGAATACCTGTCGGTAGAACGGCGCACTATGTACGTAGCAATGACACGCGCTATGCGAACCTTACTCATACTGATTCCCGCCCAGACCACTTCTCCCCTTCTCTCCGGTTTTGACCCTACCAAGTGGAATCTCGGTACAAATCAGGAAGGCGTGAAAGCATGA
- a CDS encoding aldo/keto reductase: MTNSKFLNDTFSIGGDLKVRRLGFGAMRITGQGIWGEPQDKNEAIAVLRRTIELGINFIDTADSYGPEVSERLIGEALYPYPQDLVIATKGGLMRGGPDNWYPNGRPEHLRATLEGSLKRLRLERIDLYQLHRIDPNVPAEETLGVLADMQQEGKIRHIGLSEVSVEQLEQARKIVKVVSVQNLYNLTNRNWENMVDACEKDGTGFIPWFPLAVGQLAKPGSKLDQIAHKYNATPSQVALAWLLQRSPVMLPIPGTGSVAHLEENVLGAEIELSAEDLAEISKQ; the protein is encoded by the coding sequence ATGACCAATTCAAAATTCCTGAACGATACTTTCTCGATCGGTGGCGATTTAAAAGTACGCAGACTCGGTTTTGGCGCAATGCGTATCACCGGGCAGGGCATTTGGGGCGAACCGCAGGATAAAAATGAAGCTATTGCGGTTTTGCGCCGCACTATCGAACTTGGCATCAACTTTATAGATACTGCCGACTCTTACGGACCGGAAGTGAGCGAGCGGTTGATTGGCGAAGCGCTCTACCCATATCCGCAAGATTTGGTAATCGCTACCAAAGGTGGGTTGATGCGGGGCGGTCCTGATAATTGGTATCCCAACGGCCGCCCTGAACACTTGCGTGCCACACTGGAAGGTAGCCTCAAACGGTTGCGCCTTGAACGAATCGACCTTTACCAGTTGCACCGGATTGATCCCAATGTACCCGCTGAAGAAACGCTGGGAGTACTGGCAGATATGCAACAGGAAGGCAAAATTAGACATATCGGTCTCTCCGAAGTTAGCGTTGAACAATTGGAACAAGCACGCAAAATCGTCAAAGTGGTTAGCGTGCAGAACCTTTACAACCTGACCAACCGCAACTGGGAAAATATGGTAGATGCATGCGAAAAGGATGGAACAGGTTTTATACCATGGTTCCCACTGGCGGTGGGGCAGTTAGCGAAACCGGGCAGCAAGCTTGACCAAATAGCCCACAAATATAACGCTACCCCTTCGCAAGTGGCTTTGGCGTGGCTACTGCAACGTTCACCGGTAATGCTGCCTATCCCCGGCACAGGTTCGGTGGCACATCTAGAAGAAAATGTGCTGGGAGCGGAAATTGAGTTGAGTGCCGAGGATTTAGCGGAAATCTCCAAACAATAA
- a CDS encoding CsbD family protein yields the protein MKDGKNDRARGKAKEIGGNVQRKLGEVLSDDELKAKGEANIDKGKTQNAVGKVKDAVKDVGDAVKEKVDDITNHKHTHKN from the coding sequence ATGAAAGATGGCAAAAACGATCGCGCCAGAGGAAAAGCAAAAGAAATTGGTGGCAATGTTCAGCGTAAGCTTGGCGAGGTGCTGAGTGATGATGAACTTAAAGCCAAAGGTGAAGCTAACATTGATAAGGGTAAAACCCAAAATGCCGTTGGAAAAGTTAAAGATGCGGTTAAAGACGTGGGAGATGCGGTTAAAGAGAAAGTGGATGATATAACCAACCACAAACACACTCATAAGAATTAG
- a CDS encoding carboxymuconolactone decarboxylase family protein — translation MNRVKLVQKSETSGELTATYEAIEKARGGSVPNMFMALGYNNGMLSSAFDVAAFIGAPSRVPPKDKQIAYLAASRINGCEYCLVRHTAAAMKAGLTSEQAAAFQREGNISSDPAFDARERLIVEMGEELTRTPALSAATFDSLRSYFDDEELVELVFSVAAANMFTRIASALEIELEPGFKK, via the coding sequence ATGAATCGGGTAAAACTGGTCCAGAAAAGTGAAACTAGTGGCGAACTAACCGCTACTTATGAAGCGATTGAAAAAGCGCGTGGCGGCTCTGTTCCAAATATGTTTATGGCGCTTGGCTATAACAACGGCATGCTCAGTTCGGCTTTTGATGTTGCCGCTTTCATAGGTGCGCCCAGCCGCGTGCCGCCTAAAGATAAGCAAATTGCCTATCTCGCTGCCAGCCGAATTAACGGATGCGAATATTGCCTAGTGCGCCATACTGCTGCTGCTATGAAAGCGGGTTTGACATCTGAGCAAGCCGCTGCTTTTCAACGAGAAGGGAATATTTCCAGCGATCCGGCTTTTGATGCGCGTGAACGGCTAATTGTTGAAATGGGGGAAGAACTAACCCGCACTCCTGCACTTTCTGCCGCTACTTTTGATAGCTTGCGAAGTTATTTCGATGATGAGGAGCTTGTAGAACTGGTTTTTTCGGTGGCTGCCGCCAATATGTTTACTCGCATTGCCAGTGCGTTGGAAATTGAATTAGAACCCGGTTTTAAGAAGTAA